The following are encoded together in the Thunnus thynnus chromosome 15, fThuThy2.1, whole genome shotgun sequence genome:
- the zgc:114119 gene encoding mediator of RNA polymerase II transcription subunit 30-like, producing MAASLPQKPGMAGMPPQQQQQPHLPPGAASAAGQQPMPPQGALREISPVFLCRIGQETVQDIVTRTMEIFQITRATQLPNGVTQSQAMYQDRFGKLQEHLRQLALLFRKLRLLYERCVEMTSDLQEGPAELLPYVGEELASVRVEPCSPAVIQERKEVLEKVRQKNQEMKVLMDQMRNLLWDVNAMLTLRK from the exons ATGGCAGCTTCCTTACCTCAGAAGCCAGGGATGGCAGGGATGCcccctcagcagcagcagcagccccacCTGCCCCCCGGTGCTGCCTCAGCAGCAGGTCAGCAGCCCATGCCCCCTCAGGGAGCCCTGAGAGAGATCTCCCCCGTGTTCCTCTGTCGGATTGGACAGGAGACCGTCCAGGACATCGTCACTCGCACCATGGAGATCTTCCAGATCACACGAGCCACGCAG CTTCCTAACGGTGTGACTCAGAGCCAGGCGATGTACCAAGACCGCTTTGGGAAGCTCCAGGAACACCTACGGCAGCTCGCCCTGCTCTTCCGAAAGCTGCGGCTCCTGTATGAACGCTGTGTGgagatgacctctgacctgcagGAAGGGCCAGCAGAG CTTCTGCCATATGTTGGGGAGGAGCTGGCTTCTGTCAGAGTGGAGCCCTGCAGTCCTGCTGTCATccaggagagaaaagaagttCTGGAG AAGGTACGTCAGAAGAACCAGGAGATGAAGGTTCTGATGGATCAAATGAGGAACCTGCTATGGGACGTCAATGCCATGCTGACGCTCAGGAAATGA